CTTTGGCTCACCATATATATCTTATTAAAACACTAATTTGAAACTTACCAAGATAACTAACACAATTTCTCCTAGTTCAATCTAGTATGAATCTTTAGCAAATAGTTATATGGTCCAAAACTCATGCTAGCTAGTAGCTGGACCATGATGCCATTACTTTCCAAGTCTAAATAGAATTGCTGAACACTAACCAAAGATTCATTCAATGTAATTAGGATTAAAGTCTTCCCCCGTAACACGGGTTTTCAAGTTTGAATGAATTTGGAAAATCAGTGACTTGGAAAGAGTAGTAGTATATTATTAAACAATTATATAGCTCAAAAGTCACGCTAGTCGATAGTGGGACCATGTGGCCATTACTttccaagtatatatatatatatattttacgaACACTAATCAATGACTCATTGCAACATTATTAGGATTAAAGTCTTCGCTAATAGTACCACTTGTCTTGaaggtggtggttgttgttgttgttgtttttttttttttcattcgaTAGTTATAACAGAAGTGGGAAGATTGGAATTCTTGATTTTTCCATTGATAGTTAAATCTAATTAGAATACACTATCTTTTCAAATAAAGAAATCTAACggtaataaattttaatttatgtttgattaaatttccttgaacaaattttaattaatatgtatATTCTACTCTAAAAAGTCTCTAATTGACTTTTGATTTgttaatactaattttttttaaaaaaaaagtctgaattacaaattacacctctaaatttgacttgtttttaattcgtttctttaagtttcactctttttcatttcattcctctaagttttatttcttttcattgAATTCCTTCCATCCAATCCATATTGGACGATATTAAACTAATAGCAAGATTGGACAATTATGATGGAATGACTCAGTTGATAACTTATTTAAgttaaagattgaaaaaaatatatatgaaacttAAATGActaatttgaaaataagttaGAGTTGGAGAATGTAATTTGGagtttaaacttaaataaatatgttttatatattaaaaaaaaaaaaacatgatcaTTACATGGGATGTGGATGAGTAGATAACTAGATATGTAATTAGAGTccattttatttctattttatttgacGAAAAAGTAATGGATGATGTAAAACTGACCCGGATATCATGATTGCTATACATTTGATAATTGCCATACACTTAGTCTACAATTATGCAATCTACACCAAACAATTATTATATagtccaaaattttaagattataaCTTTCCATATTTCTGAAAGTTTCAAACAATGACCAAAAGACTTTGGAAGTTTTGAATAATGACCAAAGACTTGGTGAGACGTTAACAAGATTAAAGTCTTCTAATGGTGTCACTCATTTTCATGAGTTAAAGGTATCTAACAAATCAATGACTTAAAAACAGCCGcaattattttctctctcacaaaattttaagaaataaagttaCTAATTAAACTTTTCTTACCTGTTATTTAGGAAGACTATGTCTTCCCCATAAATCCACTCccccaataacttattaaaatataacaaatgtGTGTATACATATTTAGAAAAAGCTTGTCCATATTATGAAAGATCAATCCAAACAATCATGCATTATATTGCTTAAGTTGCATTGATTACATTCTTGTTACCAgtttaattatcaattttttgcaatacattTTATTACTCTAGACAAAACTGCAGTACAATTTATAgtatctttaaaattttagtaataaGGGAATCAAAGatttagaaatagaaataacattaggtatataagaaaaaaaaaacaattctacttaatgaaaataggAAAGATGATTGTTGGCTATGCCATTGTATGCATGAAATACAATACCAAATTGGATCCTCTAGACCTTATCACTTTATGTTCAACTTTTactaagaatttatttttttttttttggctgagattATTAAGAAATTTTCTGCTTTTACAATGATCTTGGATACAATATTCCTAAGGGTGTTTTTTCATAAGTGCTTCCACTCTACTAAAGTAAACTTCCCTTTAAACCAATGGCTTGAGTACTAGCTTTTTTATTTGTGCATTTGGCATGTGCCTAGATTACattgatttaattaataattatgccCAGAGGATGCCTTTGACTTATTTGCTGGGTCCTTGACAATGTGCTAAATGTGTAGCATAAATGTCATAATAAGTTAATTATTTCCATAAACTGGTGATCCTAAATAGGCAAAGACAAAACttataataaaagataaaaatatatatatatacgtaatatatattaataaaaatctatCCACTAGAGGTATCAGAATGagtaaattgaaatataaagtAGATAGGATTATTATTATACTTGATTATATATAGCGATATATACCTAACCCGGATAACCTGATTTTTGAGTTTCAAAGCTAGTTAATAGAGTGAGCCACATAATCCTTTCCTGGTTATGGTCCCTTCTAATAATCGTGGCGGCCTATAAATATAGATGCATGTATCTATGACACCTCAATTCCAAAACACCCAAAATATATTATCCTTCTTATTTCTCTCAAAGCCTGAGCAAACATGGTActcttctttctcattttcttcctcttcctttctctacctaattcatctctctcttcttcttcttttaattcaTCTACGCCTCTTTGCCTTTCCGACCAAAGCTCTGCTTTGCTCCATTTCAGAAACTCTTTTTCTATCGGTGTTTCTCGTTGTGACGATTATTATTATCCGAAGAAGAATTCGTGGAAAATGGGTACAGATTGTTGTGGGTGGGATGGGGTCACCTGTGATACGATGACTGGTCATGTTATTGGTGTCGACCTCAGTTGTAGTCGGCTTTATGGTCCCATCCATCCCAATAGCACCCTTTTCTCTCTTCGCCATCTCCAGAGGCTCAACCTTGCTTACAACGATTTCCATGGCTCCACAATTTCATCTAAATTTGGTGGCTTTGCAAACATGATGCATCTCAACCTCACTGGCTACTCCGTGGCGGGCTCCTCCGTTTCTATCCCCTACATTACTGGCTTCTCCGTTCCTGGCTCCTCCTTTGCTGGTAATGTCCCTTCCGAAATCTCCCACTTATCCAAACTGGTTTCACTTGATCTCTCTTCGAATATTGACATGAGAATAGAAACGCCTAATTTGAAAAGTCTTATTCAAAACCTAACCCATCTAACTGAACTTGTTTTATATGGGATTGATATGTCTTCTGTTTCAACTAATTGTCTCACGAATTTGTCGTCTTCTTTAACATCTCTTCGTCTTAGTCATTGCCAATTGAAAGGGAAATTTCCAGAAAATATATTCAACCTTCCAAACCTCCAGATACTCCGTGTAGGTTACAACTACAATCTCATCGGTTCCCTTCCAACATATAACTGGAGTACTCCTCTCAAGTCCTTGTCTCTATCTGAAACCGAATTCCCAATTGACTTACCTAATTTAATCAGCAATCTCAAGTCCTTAAAACAGTTGTCtgttggtggatgcaatttcATAGGTTCATCGTATCCAACATTTCTTTCAAATCTCACACAGATAACTTATTTGGGCCTTTCATATAGTAACTTTGGTGGTCAGTGTCCATGGTCCCTCCTAAACATTACAGGACTTACTTACTTGGATCTCTCATACAACAATTTCATAGGGCAACTGCCGGACTTCTCTTCAAATAATTCATCTAATAGTCAACTAGTCAACAAGATTCCTTCCAATCTAGAATCTCTTTTATTATCTGGTAACTTATTGAATGGGACAATACCATCTTGGGTGTATACAATACCATCTTTGCTTTACTTACATCTTGATCATAACCAATTCACTGGGCATATTGGTGAATTCCAGCATAACTCATTAGTTTCTCTAAATGTTTCCTTCAATAATTTTAGTGGCAATGTGGAGtcaaaaatattctcaaagctCAAAAGTCTTCAATCTCTTGATATGTCAAATAATCCTCACCTATCACTACACTCCTTCACATCTGCCACcaaaattttgtccaaaattcaCTCATTACAATTGTCTTCTTCCAACATAACCAAAATTCCACAGTTTTTACGAACTGTAGAATATATAGAATACTTAGACCTTTCCAACAACCATATCAAAGGCAATATTCCATCCTGGGTAATGGAGGTGGGGAAGGATTCATTGTTTTACTTTTCACTCTCAAGGAATAATTTAACTGGACACATCCCTTCCTTGATTTGTAATCTCAGTTCCCTCAAATTCCTTGATTTCTCTTATAATCACTTGAATAACATGATTCCTCCATGTTTGGGAAAGTTAAGTGATAATCTCAATGACTTGAATTTACAAAGGAACAATCTTAATGGCATTGTCCCAACAACATTTGCAAAGGGATGTCAATTGAGAAGTCTGAAACTCAATGGCAACCAATTGGAAGGGGCATTGCCACAATCATTGGTCCATTGTAGAAAGTTGGAAGTTCTGGATTTTGGTAACAACAAGATTAATGGAACCTTTCCTTGTTGGTTGGAAAGTCTTTCAGAGTTGTGCGTTCTTGTCTTGCGATCAAACAACTTTCATGGTGCCATAGGCAATCCCAAGACCAAATTCCCGTTCCCTAATTTGCGAATCATAGACCTCTCTCACAACAAGTTCCATGGTCTTTTgccaacaaaatttttcatgTATTTAAAAGCCATGATGAATGTGAGTGCAGACAAAGGTGAATTGAAATATATGGGTGATGATTATTATCAAGATTCTGTGACAGTGGTGATGAAAGGGTTTTTCATTGAATTGGTAAAAATCCAAAGTCTATTCACAACCATTGATTTTTCCAACAATAATTTCGAAGGAGAAATTCCAAAGGCAATTGTAGAGCTTCGATCATTGAAGGGGCTTAATTTTTCACACAATAATCTTTCAGGTCATGTGCCTCCATCGTTGGGAAATTTAGCCAATCTTGAATGGCTAGATCTCTCCTCAAACAAGCTCACAGGTGAAATTCCTATACAATTGGCAGATCTCACAATGCTAGCATTTTTAAACCTATCAGAAAATTATCTTTTTGGACATATACCCCAAGGTAAACAATTCAATACCTTTATGAATGATTCTTACTATGGAAACCTTGGGTTATGTGGATTTCCAATGACAAAAGCTTGTGGCAATGATGAGGGACAACAACCATCGCCATCATCAACCATTCAAGAAGATGATTTCGAATTTGAAAATGGGTTTCATTGGAAAGTTGTATTGTTGGGGTATGGTTGTGGATTCATgtttggattgggtttgggttatcTTGTGTTCTCAAGTGGAAAACCGAAATGGCTGGTGAATATTGTTTATGGAGGAAGACATAACAAGTTACAAAGATCCTAGAAGAATGCTCATGGATGAACTCATTGAAGAAGAATTTAGTGGATACAAATACTGATTCTaggtatatttttatataccagtatatttgaaaatatctatttcataattttttgctTCCTTAAAACTGTGTCTTTATATTGGTAAGAAgattcttcattttaaatttcCTTTATGCTAGTTAGGAATGGTTGTACTTGTGTTAATGTGAGGCTTATTACTAGTGTTACTAGGTGCATAGGCTTCTAtgattcctttaaaaaaaaaaaaaaaaaaagcttttatgTTTAAGGTATAGCCATACTAGAGAGTACATAGGCTACTACCATGTAACCACCACATTTTAATGCTTTATTTATGTCAGACTTCATTTAATGACCCTGCTTTATGCTTTAGTGTGAGAAGAAATTTCTCTTCTCCATTGCAATTCTAACTACATCTTGTGGTCagggtattttatttttatttttaaatgggtAACTTCACTGCTTAGTTGCAGCTTCAAATAATCAGGTTATATTCTATTACATATTTCAATTATTGTTACATCCTTGTAATATTACCTTCATTTTAGAGATTAAAAATCTTGTTGGTTGGATTTCATGAAGagtggttatttatttatttatttattgaagagCGGTGTTAATTACCCTAGTGCTACCTAGGATGCTTGGAGGAGTAGACTAATTTCCTCTATATTTTCAATTAGCTAAGATTCTAAAGTACATATTGATTGTGGGGAAAGCTTAGAAACTTAATGAATTGAATATATGTTCCTAGTGATTTCTGCTATTTTGGTTTCCACAAATTGTTACATACACCTTTACTAGTTGTTTCCGGGAACTTTTTGGTTATGGTTATTTAggtctaaaattttaaaaaattaaaaaaaaaaaatgaaatactttTCTTATTCCAAATTTAGTTAAACTAACAATAAAGAATAGCTCTTAGTAATTCTTTTTGTTGGAGTGCCCTAATGTATAGGCTGGTGGCCctttctatctctctaacaGGATGGAGGGACAGCATTCATTCATAGTTTAGATCACTAGCCGACTCCATGACTAGgtgatgataaaaaattgtatgttttgatttttggtgttgTAATTtccttccatttatttttaggTACTAATTTGTTGGTCTTAATTTTTTGTGGGCTTTTCTTGATCAGCGTTGTGGTGCTTCGATCCTTTTTGATGACAACAATTGTAATAAAAACCATTTCAGACCTTGAGGGTTTCAATAAAATTGATTTCATCAAGGAGGAGCTTGAAAAGGCTTGTCCAAGGATAGTTTCATACGTTGATATTGTTTCTATTGCCACAAGAGATGGCATTATGCTGGTCTGTTCTTGATCCTTAATCTTcctatcctctctctctttaaagatatttttgttaatatCTAGAGTCCTTTAGCAACACTTTAAGGTTTAGGATTTGATGATTGTTTCTGGACAATGATTCTTGAATGAAACTTTGGTAAAATGTAAGAAACAGACTTTAAAAGAGTTGGTAcctctttacatttttttatgtcGAGAGGAGTCTATATAGCACATATTAGTTGTGGGGAGAGTTTAGAAAGTTAATGAATTGAGAATGTGTTCCTAGTGATTTTTGCTGTTTTGGTTTCCACAAATTGTTAGTCACCTTTAATTAGCCAACTACTTGTTTCAAGCATTTAATTATGGTTTTTCAggtctaaaatttaaaaaaaaaagaaaaaaaaaaaagggaagaagaagaagaagaaagaaagaaaagagaaatactTTTCTTATTCCAAATTTTGTTAAACTGACAGTAAAGAACAACTCTTGGAAAGTTTGATGATGTGCTTGGGCCCAGATGCCACTGTTTGCCTTGGGTTTTGGGACAGCAGTTAGTTGACCACCTCATTGCGCGTGCAGCAGCTGGATGTTTGATGTGAAACAAAGACAAAAGGTTTGTTGCAGATTTGTTTTTCCTTGATTTCtcatatctttttcttcttaggaATTCAATTGGAACATGCTTGTAATCTATTGTATTATATGATAGCCACATAGTATCATTGGGTCTAAGagggatttaattttttttgaattagtaATTGTGTGAAAAAAAGATTCATATACTTTGGATATTATATGGAAAGACAAAGGCAACATTTTAAATTTgcattttacaataatttttctgttttgtaGCAATCAAAGAGAGTAAAACAATCAATTTGTCTTAGTATAAATGTCTTTACTTCTTTTCTTGGTTTGAAGCATGGGAACCCAAAACTGATTGGACAGAATTAGTATTATATAGATTGCAAGAAATGTTTGTTTGAAGATATGTTTTGCTTTATTGTTGTCAAGTCAtgagtgattgcagaatttatctagaactttttatttattattttttttttcggttaAAAGCAGTAAAGCATGAATATATTAGGCTAAGCACTattcttttgtttaaaattattttatatgctTAAAAGCATGATTCTTCGGCCTCTTCtgatctaaatatatatatatatatatatatatattcatgatAATGTGCTTGTTACTGTTGTTACTTCTATTCAATACCGGGCCTTGTCAGACAAATCTGCTAATGCTTTTTACAAACTCAGCAATACCAGAGCACAGATCCTATCTCTGTCTTTGATGGTATGGGTGTGTAACTGGACCTTGAAGTTGAAAGTCACCATGTTTGCCCTTATAATGAAATTTAAGAGTCAattccttttttattaaataatgtcACATGGGTCCATATTTgttaggaaaataaataaattctaagaAGTATGGACTTTCCTAATTTGATATTGACTTTTTGAAGTTTATGCTGAGAAGTGAGGACTTTTTCTAGCTAGACATTGATTTTTTGAAGTTTATGCAAAAACAATTGAAATGTCTATTCTTTGTGAAATAGCTATATAGGATAATCGTTTTATGTTTTAATGATCTTTATGATTTTCTTAAAGCATCATGATTAACTATGTGCATGACAAGCCTTGGAAAAGTGATTATTTTAACAATAATGTTCATGTGGAGAGGACCATGGAGGTAATGTATCTGATGTGAATATTATGAGGACAAATGGTGCATAGTGaccgaaaaagagaaaaaaagttcTTATGGTGGTTATGAAATTTGCTGTGTTGAATATCTTTGAGGTTGGGGCAAGTTTTTTGTCACTATCAATGCATATACTTGTTATGTCATAATTTCCATTGGAGACAATTTTACCTATTTGTATATCGTTTTGAGAGACTAACAGGTTTATGTCTCTATTCTTCTAGTTATTAGTGCAAGTGTTCCAAAGTTGGTGTTGGATTCTGTTTTTGAACAAAAGAATGAGATTGTGATAGCCGTGGAAGAGGAACTTGAAAGGTATTTCTCCGTCTGCTAATTTGGTTTAGTATTAGTCAAGTTACAAGGTAAATCTGTTTCTTTATAATATCTTTGAATTTCACATGCATAGGCCATGTCTGTAACGCCCCAAAATCA
This genomic stretch from Quercus robur chromosome 4, dhQueRobu3.1, whole genome shotgun sequence harbors:
- the LOC126720628 gene encoding receptor-like protein 9DC3 — protein: MVLFFLIFFLFLSLPNSSLSSSSFNSSTPLCLSDQSSALLHFRNSFSIGVSRCDDYYYPKKNSWKMGTDCCGWDGVTCDTMTGHVIGVDLSCSRLYGPIHPNSTLFSLRHLQRLNLAYNDFHGSTISSKFGGFANMMHLNLTGYSVAGSSVSIPYITGFSVPGSSFAGNVPSEISHLSKLVSLDLSSNIDMRIETPNLKSLIQNLTHLTELVLYGIDMSSVSTNCLTNLSSSLTSLRLSHCQLKGKFPENIFNLPNLQILRVGYNYNLIGSLPTYNWSTPLKSLSLSETEFPIDLPNLISNLKSLKQLSVGGCNFIGSSYPTFLSNLTQITYLGLSYSNFGGQCPWSLLNITGLTYLDLSYNNFIGQLPDFSSNNSSNSQLVNKIPSNLESLLLSGNLLNGTIPSWVYTIPSLLYLHLDHNQFTGHIGEFQHNSLVSLNVSFNNFSGNVESKIFSKLKSLQSLDMSNNPHLSLHSFTSATKILSKIHSLQLSSSNITKIPQFLRTVEYIEYLDLSNNHIKGNIPSWVMEVGKDSLFYFSLSRNNLTGHIPSLICNLSSLKFLDFSYNHLNNMIPPCLGKLSDNLNDLNLQRNNLNGIVPTTFAKGCQLRSLKLNGNQLEGALPQSLVHCRKLEVLDFGNNKINGTFPCWLESLSELCVLVLRSNNFHGAIGNPKTKFPFPNLRIIDLSHNKFHGLLPTKFFMYLKAMMNVSADKGELKYMGDDYYQDSVTVVMKGFFIELVKIQSLFTTIDFSNNNFEGEIPKAIVELRSLKGLNFSHNNLSGHVPPSLGNLANLEWLDLSSNKLTGEIPIQLADLTMLAFLNLSENYLFGHIPQGKQFNTFMNDSYYGNLGLCGFPMTKACGNDEGQQPSPSSTIQEDDFEFENGFHWKVVLLGYGCGFMFGLGLGYLVFSSGKPKWLVNIVYGGRHNKLQRS